Below is a genomic region from Brassica rapa cultivar Chiifu-401-42 chromosome A08, CAAS_Brap_v3.01, whole genome shotgun sequence.
AATCCCTCAGAATTTGATTATTCGTCAATATATAGTCAGTCActacttttaacatttttttattattcatcaTCATTGGGATTCAACCAAAAGCCACACAAATGAAAATTCTATACTTagatcaaacaaacaaaactcacTGAATTAATATGAAACAGAACAGATTAACAAGTAATACAAGAACAAAACAGAGAAGCAGTTAAAAGACACTCAGAGCTGCAATATCAACAAGAAGATATCAGTCActacttttaacatttttaatcaTAATCAGTTATCATAGGGGTTAATTTCATTAACGCTTTAAATCGAAAAACAGTTTAGCTCCATACTGAGCCAATAGCAGAAACCTAAGGAATAATAAGCATCCAAAAGACTTGGTTTCAGTCTGATGATAGAACAAATCTGATTTATGGGATGGCTTGGAAAACAATGGTTTTGATATTTGATTTGATACCATGAAATAGAATAACAGAACGAGAATTAAAAAAGTATGAATAATTTCAGCTTCTttgattttaaagaaaaaggCATCTACAAACAAAGTGATGAGCTGCGGTTAAGATAAGAAACTAGGAACTAGGGTTTAAAGGATTCTGTCGTAGTTGCTCTAGAAGTGTACTTTGTTATGTATTTATAGGGGTCATGTGATTTTGAAACATTGAAGCCTAGGTTTAAGGCCCATTAAACACACTGAGTATGAGTTTAACTCCCCGTCTCGTGGTCTAAAGTGATTTACTGTTGGCTGATTTGTTTAtgaattatgcattaaaatattcTAGTAAGATATCGTTCCTACCAAACCAAGGGAGCGTGACTGGGGAATTAAACAAAGAGGATTGTAACGTACGTATGTCTATCCAAAAAGAAATACATTTACTTTCAATGAAACGAACAAAGGGTAACGTATACATACGTAGGCTTTTATTAGAACGGAAACATCAAAAGACCTTCAATAATAGCATTGAAGCCCTAAGTTTAGCAAACagaaatacacacacacacacacccacATATATACTAATATCACGCAAAAAGATGTAGATGTTTCTCGAGACGTGGACTGATCATAACCTCAAGAGGCGTTGCTTTAGGAATGGTCAAACCAGGGCTCTCACTCATATCAACAGCCACATCCAAATCAGTTTTCACGTCAAACGAATGAAGAAAACGAGCAAGACCTAGATGAAGCACTTGCATAGCCAATGAAGACCCTGGGCATGATCTTCTTCCCGAACCAAACGGGATCAGCTCAAAGTTCTGTCCTCTAACATCAAACTCTTTTGCTTCTCCTGTAAGAAACCTCTCTGGTCTGAACTCGTTTGGTTCTACCCAAACTTTCGGATCTCTTTGGATTTTCCATACGTTCACTATCAGTCTTGTGCCGCAAGCAACGTGGTAACCTGCGACTGTGCAATCTTCCATCGCCTCTCGAGGGCCTAAGAGAGGACCAGCTGGATATAGTCTCAATGTTTCTTTGATGATCGCTTGAAGATACACCAGATTTTCTATGTCTGAATCCTCGACGTTTCTGTCTGTGCCAACTTGGAGGTCTATCTCATCTTGCGCTTTCTTTAACATGTCTTTGTTGTTTAGAAGAAGAGCAATGGCCCATGTGAGAGTTGAAGCTGTAGTGTCACTTCCTCCAAGAATCAGTGCCTGACCATTCAAATTTGTAGCATTATATACATTAGAAGagataaaacaataaataaataacgcAAATCTTTTATATATCACAAAAGTATAATAATATAGCACATAAGAGGTCAAATCCACAAAATAATGTTCATTAGAAGATAAAATGACTACATTTATTCAAATCCCACCCCTTAATTACACACTAAACAGTACACTTATTAGTCACTAAATCATgaactcaaatataaaataaaaagttcttTAACTTctaataaatgatattttagaaaaatgtcTCTTTAATGTTACTTTTGGAACAAGAATATGTTTTATTGTTATAGTGttgtatttttacaaaaatttggGTAGTTAAAGGTATACCAGACAGGTAGATTTGATGCTAGTATTTGCATCATATTGCAGATGGGAGAGTTTGCCTTGTTCCGCAAGTGACAACATAACATCAATGAAGTCTGAATCGTTCTCTTTATTTCCTGAAACTTTTCGTTGTTGCCGATGGTTTTCGATCCATCTTTCGAGAATCACATCTAGTTCGCTACCCGttttcttcatctccttctcATGTCCTTGCAGATCAAACCACCCTAGAGTCGGAAAAGCATCGGACATTGTGAATATACCGATGAGGTGAAAGAACTTTGTGATGGCCTTTTGGCATTGCCTCGCCTCTTCGGTGTCTTCAGGGGTTGTTGAGCCACCGCCAAAGTATCGTTTTCCAGCCACCATTCTTACGATCATGTTCAGTGTCATGTCCTCTAACCACCTCTTTAGATCAACTATTATTGGTTCTGAACCACCTTTCTTGACCCACAAGGAATACAAATCTTTCACACCTGCATGCATGTGACACATCACATAGTATTACAATAACTTACAGGTATTCAACAATTGTTTAATATCCTTTGGGAAATATGATTATTAACAAAGTTTTATAAATAGATGCCAATTTTAGGTACAACcagatgaaacattctccttccctttcaaaatttaaagagctattatacatatgtcaaaTAGTTCATAAGTTatcgaaaattttattttaataaaagtaagttaaaattatttatcacCACTTAAATTTCAGATTCGGCTTGAtttttagatttgttttttaGATATCTTGTTTTTAACTAAATCAAACTTttgacatattttttttattacccATTGAGATCTCTGAGACACGGACGTGCTTGAGCATCTGAAGCCGCCGGTTAGACAATAGCTCGACGGTTGCGATCTTACGCATCTCGCGCCAGAAAGAGCTGTAAGGTGCAAACCCGAAGACAGCATAGTTGTAGCCCATATGCTTTGCGGCGGCAGTCATAGGTCGTGAAGCCAAGGCTTTGTCGTTCACAGTGAAACACTCTTTAGCCACCTCAAAACTGCTCACAACAAATGCTTCATTGCTCCCAAGTCGTAACGACATGGCAGGACCGTAACGGTTAGCCATTTCTCCTAATGTTCGGTAGAGAAGTTGTTCCTTGCCACCGAGAAGGTGAAGATGGCCGATGATGGGCCACGCACCGCTTGGTTCGGGAGCTTTTGCATGTTTtggtttctttgttttcttgaaaAGAGCAATCAAAACGAAAACGAGGAGTGGAGATAATAAGGAGAATAAGAAAGCATCCATAGCGTTTTGATAGTGAAAAGAGATGTGTTTGGTGGGTTCTATGTTTCGAATGAtcatctctatatatatatgaactgTACAGTGAGATGCAAGTATGAGGCACCGAATGATCCTGCAAGATCCATGCATgaatttattttgttctatcAAATATCATATATCTATTGGTTACACGCAAGGAATTTCGAGTGATTACTTATTTAATGCATTATTTGTTGTTTCCCTAGTGAAGTGCATGTGTGGACCACGTCACCAAAATTAGAAATTTAAAGTTAAGTCAGCCATATCAGTGGGTTGGTAATGATTTTCAACTTGCAAAGTATATAGttatagaaaaatatacaaaaaaaaattgcaggATATTTTGAAACATTAATACATAACTAAGACAGGTCGGATTCGATGCCATGCGTGCTTTGGATAAGAGAATATACGCAGTACTAAAAAATTCAAAGAACATTAATTGTATTGTATTCGAGTAGTGAAATGTTTTAATTCTTACTTAAAATGTAGATTCTTTAGATAAGCCGACAACATTTAAGGTCTTAAACATCTacgtttactttatttttttacaaacttTAAAAGACTACACAAACGCAAAATTGCGGTTTATAATTAGAACCATTAATTATGAATTTATGATCCACCGAACAATCAGTGCTTTGGCTTACTCTGTGAGTGGTAGTGGCCTTATATATATCCAATGTTTATAAACAAGCTCCATTCTCGTGACCACTGTGAATCACCGAACAATCAGTGCTTTTGGCTTACTTTGTGAATGGTGGTGGCCTTATTATGTATagccaatttttattttataaactagCTCCATTCTCGTGAAcagaactaaaaaaatatttctctaaaagCGCCTCTGTTTCAAtgttctaatttctaaatagaATATCTCAAAACCTTTCGTCATACAGGTTTtgaaagaaatttaaaaaaatatcaaaaaaataaaagtttcaaattaattttcttttttgaaaataaatattcttttttgttttattattatattattgaagtatttatttatatttacatatctttaaaataaatgtaaaagaaTCTTATGtatgtttaataaattattaggTGGACCGTCCACACGCATGTGTGAacattaacattaatattaaattgataattacatatttacaactatataatacttatgttacatgtatatggttaatatgaaagattcgatgttacatattgatatttatactatgttcatatgaacaaaaaatacattagaacgtttagaaaacgatcacatttaacactaatcttaaaacatcagaaaaatataattgagaaaaaacaaatatttcacgCATAATCCCAATAAAAAATTCAGCCATGAAGtataaaagagagatttgaattacctgaaatttattatcattggtttcattgtaacaACATAGATGATTCACGGTTTCCTTCTCTAAGCCTTGAGTCAGAAAAGaggtaattctaacaaaaaatatttaaagatgtaaacaatctccaaaagataacaaattatataattgataggacaacgtcaatggatttcaaagtttttaaaaagctttgagattaccttTGGCTCTCAAACGTACCGAAGAGGATCatgcacaataaataaattgcacttgattagcatacacatcttatattatattcttgataagtgatttaactttataaaaaaaagaattaccttTTTCGAAAGGGATGATGAGTTCCTCGATAAACAAAgtcgtctctttttgttagttgaatcactactgatgcaaaaatatagatagagatacaatatggagaggaagagaataaaaataaacggagaagaagaatcctccataaaattaccagtaatggtgtttccgtctatgagttacttattgattatcatacacctgcgcaagatcacaaaagtagaatttaaattagaacgatcaaaaacatatgaaaacttaaaagatagataCATGAAACTAATGGGGGTGGCGTGATATTTATATAacaaattagtttaagtttctaaatgacctagttttcaagagaagctatgagatagaatatcctctaataaattataattcagctatgagatagaatatcttctaataaaattttaaagatattctggttataatatatacataattttggtaactcaaatcttgttatatatatatatatatatttaaatattaaatgcatgatattaggaaagaaaatatctcgtcagttgattgcaactcgtttttgataaaacaaatcccactataaggatttaaataatagataataagaaaagaataaagaattttaacgttaaaacccctAAACTAAGTTTTTTTGTGGGTAAAAACCCctaaactaagtatttaacgaaaaatcCCTTAAGCTAACTTTATTAATGAATTAAATTCTAACATATCATAATTACTATTACTAccagtaaatctttagtttaggggtttctacactaagtaaacatagttgaggataaattttcaaaatacattttataaattaatgtataagcttctataaatgacttagaacctcttataataatttaaaacgtctgatttttataaatgtatttataattttataaatgatttataaaacatgcattgaattattagacattaatagttattatgatacattatatacaaatataattctttctatacaaatataaaatcattatatcaattcaaataaacacttttgtttattattttatgtaatttataaatatataaaaaaattgatcgcattattactctttcatagtttcaacaattagttaccataattaattatttctaatattatgtagattatttggaaagtgataattgaattatcctttccttttagatataattataataaataaaattaaaaatcatcggtcaatcaaattataacaatttgaagagttcatttatgatcaacacgtaataaaaaatcacttatgtgacttctcaatcaatatatagtcggatttattttttttataaataatttataacactatataaataattttaaaattctgataaatttattctgtaagcaacgataaataatttaaaaatcatattaataaacatgtttggattttgtaatatttaaaatagttattatataattatattcgaatacaattcatcaagtagagtataaaactatcataatgatcttatataaaatttcagtAGCTTCATAAAATTTActtacattatatataattcatgaaaacaattttttaatatatttttgtataagaagttattttctatataatttcAGTAGCTTCATAAAATTCACACACATTATATAGTTCgtgataacaattttttaaaactatttgtgtataataatatttattaattaaaatattagactgtaataataataattaaggaTATATTGCTAATAGTTTGCTTTTTAATTATAGACTAGATTTTTG
It encodes:
- the LOC103835488 gene encoding xanthotoxin 5-hydroxylase CYP82C4, producing MHGSCRIIRCLILASHCTVHIYIEMIIRNIEPTKHISFHYQNAMDAFLFSLLSPLLVFVLIALFKKTKKPKHAKAPEPSGAWPIIGHLHLLGGKEQLLYRTLGEMANRYGPAMSLRLGSNEAFVVSSFEVAKECFTVNDKALASRPMTAAAKHMGYNYAVFGFAPYSSFWREMRKIATVELLSNRRLQMLKHVRVSEISMGVKDLYSLWVKKGGSEPIIVDLKRWLEDMTLNMIVRMVAGKRYFGGGSTTPEDTEEARQCQKAITKFFHLIGIFTMSDAFPTLGWFDLQGHEKEMKKTGSELDVILERWIENHRQQRKVSGNKENDSDFIDVMLSLAEQGKLSHLQYDANTSIKSTCLALILGGSDTTASTLTWAIALLLNNKDMLKKAQDEIDLQVGTDRNVEDSDIENLVYLQAIIKETLRLYPAGPLLGPREAMEDCTVAGYHVACGTRLIVNVWKIQRDPKVWVEPNEFRPERFLTGEAKEFDVRGQNFELIPFGSGRRSCPGSSLAMQVLHLGLARFLHSFDVKTDLDVAVDMSESPGLTIPKATPLEVMISPRLEKHLHLFA